A section of the Thermogemmatispora onikobensis genome encodes:
- a CDS encoding GntR family transcriptional regulator: MLIFIEPESEKPIYQQIRDQIVEGIARGELPPGTGLPSIRQLAADFGINLHTVNKAYELLEREGFLQVRRKTGAVVQPSGRLAEGWETRLRTLLAEALAQGVPAEEVVRRCQRVLAALTERE, translated from the coding sequence ATGTTGATCTTCATCGAACCGGAGAGCGAGAAGCCGATCTATCAGCAGATTCGCGATCAGATCGTTGAGGGGATTGCGCGTGGCGAGTTGCCGCCGGGGACGGGGCTGCCGTCGATCCGGCAATTGGCTGCCGATTTCGGCATCAACCTGCACACTGTCAACAAAGCCTACGAGCTGCTAGAGCGCGAGGGCTTCCTCCAGGTGCGGCGCAAGACGGGGGCAGTGGTACAGCCAAGCGGTCGCCTGGCCGAGGGCTGGGAGACGCGCCTGCGTACGCTGCTGGCAGAGGCGCTGGCCCAGGGGGTGCCTGCGGAAGAGGTTGTAAGGCGTTGCCAGCGTGTGCTGGCTGCTTTGACTGAGCGCGAATGA
- a CDS encoding DUF1648 domain-containing protein, whose protein sequence is MNALYACINALMLIWMLIIFWLWPGLTPPTLPFGVRVPPTHVNEPVIGQLRRLYRLMLLLTGLVGLLVLLLGALFLPLRWQIGMMPLIVLGAAVMASALYAFVHGRLRSAKEREGWYSGLRQAVAVEVGVPEQRVRPSPFWLGLDLLLLVALWVLTIIRYPVLPERIPLHFGPDGQIDRWGGKEELLWFSLLALALNILLLSLALALPLGRRQLDPADPEQARRDQQRRQQALSNMLAGVPAIVNLSFFLILLLLTQVIPPTDLGVLLVVILLILPLGLGSLMVFYLTRARPARAYAMHTNYVARDDDRYWKAGLFYFNHDDPALFVERRFGVGWTVNLGHPLGVVLLLALLLVVVAVLLMVLLLGPR, encoded by the coding sequence ATGAATGCTCTCTACGCTTGTATCAATGCTCTTATGCTCATCTGGATGCTTATCATCTTCTGGCTCTGGCCGGGCCTGACCCCGCCTACCTTACCCTTCGGTGTACGTGTCCCGCCGACCCATGTGAACGAGCCGGTGATCGGGCAGCTCCGGCGTCTCTATCGTCTGATGTTGCTGCTGACAGGGCTGGTTGGCCTGCTGGTCTTGCTACTGGGAGCCTTGTTCTTGCCTCTGCGGTGGCAGATCGGCATGATGCCGCTGATAGTGCTAGGGGCAGCAGTCATGGCGAGTGCCCTCTATGCTTTCGTGCATGGCAGACTCCGGAGCGCGAAAGAGCGAGAAGGCTGGTATAGCGGCCTGCGCCAGGCGGTCGCGGTTGAGGTTGGGGTGCCCGAACAACGTGTGCGGCCCTCTCCCTTCTGGCTGGGACTGGATCTACTACTGCTGGTGGCGCTCTGGGTGCTGACGATCATCCGTTATCCGGTCCTGCCGGAGCGTATTCCCCTCCATTTTGGTCCTGACGGGCAAATCGATCGCTGGGGTGGAAAAGAGGAACTGCTCTGGTTCTCCCTGCTCGCCCTGGCGCTCAATATTCTGCTCCTCAGCCTGGCGCTCGCGCTGCCTTTGGGCAGACGGCAGCTTGATCCGGCGGACCCAGAGCAGGCGCGCCGTGATCAGCAGCGCAGGCAGCAGGCGCTGAGCAATATGCTGGCTGGTGTGCCGGCGATCGTGAACCTGAGCTTCTTTCTGATCCTTTTGCTGCTCACGCAAGTCATTCCTCCGACGGATCTTGGTGTGTTGCTCGTGGTCATCCTGTTGATTTTGCCCCTTGGACTGGGGAGCCTGATGGTCTTCTATCTGACCAGGGCCAGGCCTGCGCGGGCCTACGCGATGCACACGAACTATGTGGCGCGCGACGATGATCGCTACTGGAAAGCGGGCCTCTTCTACTTCAACCACGATGATCCTGCTCTGTTTGTCGAAAGGCGCTTCGGAGTAGGCTGGACCGTCAATCTAGGCCATCCGCTTGGGGTTGTGTTGCTGCTTGCCCTCCTGCTGGTAGTGGTCGCTGTTTTGTTGATGGTTCTGCTGCTTGGGCCGCGCTGA
- a CDS encoding FAD-binding oxidoreductase: MSASARRRKFWGWGYEGDVLSEEELNWLEGTWAAFFGVDHFEVTPPPTVEEIELYPPRLSVPSQLAAICTTEPYERLRHAYGASFPDSARAFARDFSHPPDVVAYPRDVQEIVALLDWCYDHDIIVVPFGGGTSVVGGVEPPSGAERVLTIDLTRMRRVLEIDEQSQVALIEAGAAGPVLEEQLRPTGWTLRFFPQSFEFSTLGGWIATRAGGHFATLATHIDDLVESVELVTPRGLVLTPRFPASGAGPDPLRLWLGSEGIFGLITRAWVRIGRRPRFRASASVRFEDFARASEAVRAIAQAGLYPANCRLLDPLESLGSGLGNGTQAFLILTFESADHALDPWLRRALELCADYGGVVESQASESGEGEGHRQGAAGRWRQRFLRMPWYREALTARGIISDTFETAVTWERFSHLYEQVRLATAQAIHEVTGKAGWVSCRLTHVYPDGAAAYFTFCALGRKTSLVEQFWEIKRVALSAVTEQGGTITHHHAVGRDHRPWYDRERPALFAEVLRAAKETLDPRWLLNPGVLLDPPVSLGVI; encoded by the coding sequence ATGAGCGCGAGCGCAAGACGGCGCAAATTCTGGGGCTGGGGCTATGAGGGAGACGTCCTCAGCGAGGAGGAACTCAACTGGTTAGAAGGAACGTGGGCGGCCTTCTTTGGCGTGGATCACTTTGAGGTCACGCCTCCGCCGACGGTCGAAGAGATTGAGCTGTATCCTCCGCGTCTGAGTGTGCCCTCTCAGCTCGCGGCCATCTGTACCACGGAGCCTTATGAACGACTGCGCCATGCCTATGGCGCTTCTTTCCCCGACTCAGCGCGGGCCTTTGCGCGCGACTTCTCTCATCCACCCGACGTCGTGGCCTATCCTCGCGATGTTCAAGAGATCGTAGCCCTGCTCGACTGGTGCTACGACCATGATATTATTGTGGTCCCCTTTGGTGGGGGCACGAGCGTGGTGGGTGGCGTTGAACCCCCGTCGGGGGCGGAGCGGGTGCTGACCATTGATCTGACGCGCATGCGGCGCGTGCTGGAGATCGACGAGCAGTCACAGGTGGCGCTGATCGAGGCCGGGGCTGCCGGCCCGGTACTGGAGGAGCAGTTGCGGCCCACTGGCTGGACGTTGCGTTTCTTTCCTCAGTCTTTTGAATTTTCGACCCTGGGGGGCTGGATCGCCACCCGCGCTGGCGGCCACTTTGCGACGCTGGCGACGCACATTGACGATCTGGTTGAGAGCGTCGAGCTGGTCACGCCGCGCGGCCTGGTGCTCACGCCGCGTTTCCCGGCGTCGGGGGCCGGACCTGATCCGTTGCGGCTCTGGCTTGGCTCCGAGGGCATCTTTGGCCTGATCACGCGGGCCTGGGTACGCATTGGACGTCGCCCGCGCTTCCGCGCCTCGGCCAGTGTGCGCTTCGAAGATTTCGCCAGGGCCAGCGAGGCGGTGCGCGCTATTGCTCAGGCTGGCCTCTATCCTGCCAATTGCCGTCTCCTTGATCCGCTGGAGAGCCTGGGCAGTGGGCTGGGCAATGGGACGCAGGCGTTTTTGATTCTGACCTTTGAGTCGGCAGACCATGCGCTTGATCCCTGGCTGCGGCGTGCACTCGAATTGTGCGCTGATTATGGCGGGGTCGTGGAGTCGCAAGCGAGCGAAAGCGGTGAGGGAGAGGGCCATCGCCAGGGAGCTGCGGGGCGCTGGCGCCAGCGTTTCTTGCGCATGCCCTGGTATCGTGAGGCTTTGACGGCGCGCGGTATCATCTCTGACACCTTCGAGACGGCTGTGACCTGGGAGCGCTTTTCACACCTGTACGAACAGGTGCGGCTCGCGACGGCCCAGGCCATACACGAGGTCACGGGCAAGGCTGGCTGGGTCAGTTGCCGTCTGACGCATGTTTATCCTGATGGGGCGGCAGCCTATTTTACCTTCTGCGCGCTCGGCAGAAAGACATCCCTCGTGGAACAGTTCTGGGAGATCAAGCGTGTGGCTCTAAGTGCTGTGACGGAACAGGGCGGCACGATTACCCACCATCATGCCGTTGGGCGCGATCATCGCCCCTGGTACGATCGTGAGCGACCTGCCCTCTTTGCTGAGGTGCTGCGTGCTGCTAAGGAGACGCTTGACCCTCGCTGGCTGCTCAATCCAGGTGTGCTGCTTGACCCGCCTGTCAGCCTGGGCGTGATATAG